The Cryobacterium roopkundense sequence CACGGTTCAGGACTACATCACCGAGTCCAACCACGGCTACATCGGCTACATCCCCGCCATCAACAGCGACTTCTTCGAGTCGCTGCCGGACGATCTGCAGCAGCTCGTTCTCGACGCTGTCGACGAATCCAGCACGTACAACCGTGAGATCGCGGCAGAGGTGAACGAGGAGGCCAAGCAGGCGATCATCGCGGAGGGCTCGACCGAGATCATCCAGCTCACCGAGGCGGAACGCGACGCCCTGATGGCTACGGTCATCCCAAGCGTGTGGGAAGAATACTCCGAGGTGTTGGGCCCGGAGATCATCGCCGAATTGCTCGCCAACCGCGACTAGTCAGCGCTCTCCTCTTCACCGCAGGCATTTCCACCCGCAGGCACGGGCTTTGTCGTGCTGACCTTCGACCGTAAGGACGCCCCCATTCTCAGGTTCAGCCACGCTTTGACCCGGGTGGAAAATACCCTGGTGTGCACCTGTCTGGCGGTGGCAACGCTCGTTGCCATCGCCCAGGTGCTGCTCAGGGCCATCTTCAACATTCACCTCTGGTGGGGTGAGGAGACCATCGTCTACCTCATCATCTACTCCACCTTCCTCGGCGCCGTCATCACCCTGCGCCACAACGAACACATCGCCGTGAAGGTCTTCGAACCGTTCCTCGGCAAAATCGGCCGGCGCCGGATGGACATCCTCGGCATTCTGGTCACGATCACCTACCTCGTGATCGTGGGCTTTTTCGCCTGGCTGCTGCTGTTCGAGCCGTTTTCCACCTCCACGGTCACCCCCACGCTCAAGCTGCCGCTGTGGGTGGTCGAATTCGCCGTTCCGCTGGGCTTCACGCTGATGCTGTTGCGGGCCATCGAAATCCTGGTGCGGCTCATTCGCGGCCTGCCGGCATCCGTTGACGGAGACAAGAGCGAGTTCCAACGCGAAGAAGAAGCGCTCGGCCTAGATGAAGGGGAGGCGAAACTGTGATCGAAGGACTGCTTGCCCTCCTGATTATCCTGTTTGCCCTATTGCTCACGTCCGCACCCATCGCGGTCGCAATGGGTCTCACCTCATTCATCTACTTCTATTTCTTCACCGCCATCCCGCTCACCCAGGTTCCCGAGCGGCTCTTCAACGCCCTGAACGCGTTCCCGTTGATGGCCATCCCGTTCTTCATCGTGGCGGCCAACCTCATGAGTCGCGGCGGAATCAGCAAGCGCCTGATCGCCGCGTCAAACGCCCTCGTCGGGCAGTTCCGCGGCGGCCTGGCCATGACGGCCGTTCTGGCGTGCATGTTCTTCGCGGCCATCTCCGGCTCGAGCCCGGCCACCGTGGTTGCCGTGGGTACCCTCATCATCCCGGCCATGATCAAGAGCGGTTACGGCAAGGACTTCTCCACCGGTCTTGTCACCACGTCGGGCTCCCTCGGCATCCTGATTCCGCCGTCGATCCCGCTGATCGTCTATGGAATCTCCACAGAGCAGTCGATCGGTGACCTCTTCGTCGCCGGGATCGGGCCGGGCATCATGGCCGGTATCGGGCTGCTGATCCTCGCCGTCGTCGTGTCCCGGCGCAAGAAATACGGCATGGGCCTGAACGCCATCCGCATGAGCAAGTACGAGCGCTTCACCGCGCTGCGGGACGCCTCGCTCAGCCTGTTCCTGCCGATCTTCGTGCTCGGTGGAATCTACACCGGCATCTTCACCCCCACCGAAGCTGCGGCGATGGCTGTGTTCTACGCCCTCATCGTGTCGATCTTCGTTTACAAGGAGATCAAGCTCAAGGACATGCCGTCGATTCTGATGGCGTCTGCGCGGACATCGTCGATGGTGATGTTCATCGTGGCCTCGGGAATCCTGTTCTCTTTCGTGCTCACGGCCGAACGCATCCCGGGCCAGGTGAGCGAGGCGCTGCTGGCCTCGGAACTCACCCCGGTGATGTTCCTCATCATGGTGAACGTGCTCCTGCTCGTGGTGGGAATGTTCATGGAGACCTCGAGCGCCATTCTGATTCTCGCTCCGGTGCTGCTGCCGGTGGCGATGGAACTCGGCGTCGACCCGATCCACTTCGGCATCATCATGGTGCTGAACCTGGAGATCGGAATGATGACTCCACCGCTCGGGCTCAACCTGTTCGTGGCGAGTGGGCTCACGGGAATGAACATCCTCAGAGTGGCCAAGGCGTGTTTGCCGAGCGTCGGTGTGTTGTTGATTGCGCTCGTCATCGTGACGTTCGTTCCGCAGCTCTCCACCTTCGCGCTCTAGCCGGCCGGCGTCACGCCGGGGTCGTTCGATTTAGTCGGGCGGCTCCGGCGCGACGTGCTGCGAGGCGGACGTGCGCTCGTCGAAGTGGGCGGCCAGCAATTCGCCAGCGTGCTCCACGTGTGACTGCATGGCCACGCGGGTGCCCTGCGCGTCATGAGAGCGGATGCGCGCCAGTAGCTGAGCGTGATCGTTAGCCGTGGCGTCCGGCCATCCCTGGATGCTCGAATAGAACCGCCGCGGCACATACCGCGTCATGAGCCCGAGCGCCCAGATGATCTTCGGCGCCCCGGCGATCAGGTTGATCTCGCGGTGGAAGGCATGGTTCTTCTCCTCGAGCAGCTCAAGGTTGCCGCGCGCCGCGGCCGCGATCAGTTCGTGGTGCAGCGCCTCGAGCTCGGAGATGTCCTCGGGTGTGGCGGCCACGGCGGCCCGTGCGGCCAACTCGCCGGCGATCAGGGCCTGCACCGTGAAGAGGTCTCGCACGTCCTGCCCGGTGAGCACAGCGACCTGGAACCCGCGCCGGGGCACGAGCTCGAGAAAGCCTTCCACCCGCAATGCCTGCAACGCCTCGCGTGCCGGGGTCGTGGAGATGCCCAGTGCGGCGCCGATCGTCTCGGCTCGCACGGCCGCCCCGGGCGGCAGCTCGCCGGACATGATCAGTCCCCGCACGTAGCCAGAGGCCTCGTCGCTCAGTTGCGGGCGCGCGCGCGGCGCGGGGCGGCGGGAGGGCATCGCGGGTCCAATCTCGGGCAGGGGTACTCCTAAGTTACGGCAGTGCAGCTAGAGCGACAGCCCGAGCTCGGCCAGGATCTGCTCGGTGTGCTGCCCGATTGCGGGCACCGGATCCATGCGAAATCCGGTCTCGCGGCTCGTCACCGGGGGAATCAGGCTCCGCACACGGCCCACGGGCGAGTCGACGTTCTGCCACCGGCCGCGTTCGGCCAGCTGCGGATGCGCGGAGAAGTCATGCATGCTGCGTAGCTGCGCGTTGGCGATATTGGCACGGTCCAGTCGGGCGAGCACTTCCACGGAGTCCAGGCCACCGAGCACCTCGAGAATCGCCGCATGCAGCGCGGGTCGGTTCTGCACCCGTAGGGCATTGCCCCGAAAATCCGGGTGCTCCCCGAGGAGCGGGCTTCCGAGCACGTCCGTGCAGAAGGCCGCCCATTCGCGCTCGTTCTGGATGCCGAAGAATACGGTTCCGTCCGCCGTGTCGAAGGGGCCGTAGGGGGCAATCGATGCGTGCTGTGCGCCGTTACGCTGTGGGGGAGTGCCGCCGTACTCTGCAAAGAAATAGGGCTGCTGCATCCACTCGCCCAGCGCCTCGAGCATGGACACCTCCAGTACGTCGCCGCGTCCGGTCGTCGCGCGTTGCAAAAGCGCGGTGAGGATTCCGGAGAAGGTGTACATGCCGGCGCAGACATCCGCGATCGACACGCCCACCTTGGCCGGGTCCTCGGGTGTGCCGGTGACGCTGAGCAGGCCGGCCTCGCACTGTACGAGTAGGTCGTAGGCCTTTTTCTGCTCGTAACTTCCGCCGCGGCCGTAGCCCGAGATGGAGGCGTGGATGAGTCGAGGGTTGAGCGCGAGGGCCTCATCGGGCCCCAGGCCGAGTCGCTCCACCGCCCCCGGAGCGAGGTTCTGCACGAGCACGTCCGCGCGGCCGACGAGCTCACGCAGCACAGTGAGGCCCGACTCGCTCTTCAGGTCGAGCACGATGCTCTCTTTACTGCGATTGAGCCACACGAAGTAGCTCGACATGCCGTGCACGGTCTCGTCGTAGCCGCGGGCGAAGTCGCCGGTGTCCCGCTCTACTTTAATCACCCGGGCGCCGAGGTCGGCCAGCTGGCGGGTGGCAAAGGGCGCGGCAACAGCCTGCTCGAGGGAGACGACAGTGAGCCCGGCCAGCGGTAGCGCGCGCATTCTCTAGTTCGCTTCGGGCGTCGCCGGCAGGCTCGCCTCGCTGGGGCGGGTGTCGTCGAGGTCGGGCAGGTGTCCCTGGCGGTAGACCATGAAGGTGCGCTGGTAGCTCATCACAATGACGCTGTCTTGGTTGTAGCCCTCTGTCGCCACGGTCACCAGGCCCAGGCTGGGCCGGGACTTCGAGGCACGGGTGGCCAGCACCTTGGAGCGAGAGTAGATGGTGTCGCCCTCGAAGACGGGGCTGGGCATGCGCACTTCGTCCCAGCCGAGATTAGCGAACACGTTCATCGACAGGTCGATCGTCGACTGCCCGGTGACCAGGGCGAGGATGAAGGTGGAGTTCACGAGCGGCAGCTTGTACTCGGTGCGTAGTGCAAAGTTGCTGTCGATATGCGTCTTGGCCACGTTCTGCGTCATCAGCGTGAACATCTGGTTGTCGCCCTCGGTGACGGTCTTGCCCAACGGGTGGTAGTAGATGTCACCGACCGCGAAGTCCTCCCACAGGCGACCGGTCCAGCCCGCAATGACGCGGCCGGAGGAATCGGGGGACAGGGTGTGCTCGGTCATGAGTCGGTCTCCTCGTGCGGTGAATATATTATCTTTCCCCGTCAGTTTCCGCGAGAAATAAGACAAAGTCAAGTGACCGAAACACCTAAAGATGCCTCTAGCGCGCGGTAAATATATTATGTAGGGTCGTATCGACCCGTTCACCCGGCACTCGTTAAGGAGCCCCATGCCAGATCTGCTCGACATCG is a genomic window containing:
- a CDS encoding TRAP transporter small permease, encoding MATLVAIAQVLLRAIFNIHLWWGEETIVYLIIYSTFLGAVITLRHNEHIAVKVFEPFLGKIGRRRMDILGILVTITYLVIVGFFAWLLLFEPFSTSTVTPTLKLPLWVVEFAVPLGFTLMLLRAIEILVRLIRGLPASVDGDKSEFQREEEALGLDEGEAKL
- a CDS encoding TRAP transporter large permease; its protein translation is MIEGLLALLIILFALLLTSAPIAVAMGLTSFIYFYFFTAIPLTQVPERLFNALNAFPLMAIPFFIVAANLMSRGGISKRLIAASNALVGQFRGGLAMTAVLACMFFAAISGSSPATVVAVGTLIIPAMIKSGYGKDFSTGLVTTSGSLGILIPPSIPLIVYGISTEQSIGDLFVAGIGPGIMAGIGLLILAVVVSRRKKYGMGLNAIRMSKYERFTALRDASLSLFLPIFVLGGIYTGIFTPTEAAAMAVFYALIVSIFVYKEIKLKDMPSILMASARTSSMVMFIVASGILFSFVLTAERIPGQVSEALLASELTPVMFLIMVNVLLLVVGMFMETSSAILILAPVLLPVAMELGVDPIHFGIIMVLNLEIGMMTPPLGLNLFVASGLTGMNILRVAKACLPSVGVLLIALVIVTFVPQLSTFAL
- a CDS encoding GntR family transcriptional regulator, translated to MPSRRPAPRARPQLSDEASGYVRGLIMSGELPPGAAVRAETIGAALGISTTPAREALQALRVEGFLELVPRRGFQVAVLTGQDVRDLFTVQALIAGELAARAAVAATPEDISELEALHHELIAAAARGNLELLEEKNHAFHREINLIAGAPKIIWALGLMTRYVPRRFYSSIQGWPDATANDHAQLLARIRSHDAQGTRVAMQSHVEHAGELLAAHFDERTSASQHVAPEPPD
- a CDS encoding CaiB/BaiF CoA transferase family protein, translating into MRALPLAGLTVVSLEQAVAAPFATRQLADLGARVIKVERDTGDFARGYDETVHGMSSYFVWLNRSKESIVLDLKSESGLTVLRELVGRADVLVQNLAPGAVERLGLGPDEALALNPRLIHASISGYGRGGSYEQKKAYDLLVQCEAGLLSVTGTPEDPAKVGVSIADVCAGMYTFSGILTALLQRATTGRGDVLEVSMLEALGEWMQQPYFFAEYGGTPPQRNGAQHASIAPYGPFDTADGTVFFGIQNEREWAAFCTDVLGSPLLGEHPDFRGNALRVQNRPALHAAILEVLGGLDSVEVLARLDRANIANAQLRSMHDFSAHPQLAERGRWQNVDSPVGRVRSLIPPVTSRETGFRMDPVPAIGQHTEQILAELGLSL
- a CDS encoding MaoC family dehydratase, encoding MTEHTLSPDSSGRVIAGWTGRLWEDFAVGDIYYHPLGKTVTEGDNQMFTLMTQNVAKTHIDSNFALRTEYKLPLVNSTFILALVTGQSTIDLSMNVFANLGWDEVRMPSPVFEGDTIYSRSKVLATRASKSRPSLGLVTVATEGYNQDSVIVMSYQRTFMVYRQGHLPDLDDTRPSEASLPATPEAN